Proteins from a single region of bacterium:
- a CDS encoding ammonia-forming cytochrome c nitrite reductase subunit c552, whose translation MKTERHDNARPRPRRSVAVFLAAAFFAAAAATAISIAVLVSVYEHKVEERNPFYRVVDIDDETTDPALWGKNFPMQYDDYLQTVDMQRTRFGGSEAILREPTSTDPRTVVAQSKIEEDPRLSRMWAGYAFAKDFREERGHAYMLEDQTFTERQIVAKQPGTCLHCHASMYVPYKKAGDGDLMAGFAKINPMPYAEARKLVEHPIACIDCHDPETMQLRVTRPGFLEGIKTAKWAEEGIADYDPNAMATRQEMRTFVCAQCHVEYYFKGDEKRLTYPWHKGKKADQILAYYEETGFKDWVHADTGGLMLKAQHPEFEMWSQGIHARAGVSCADCHMPYKREGAMKISDHHVRSPLLNISNSCQTCHRVPETELKYRAELIQARILDQRDQAMDALMALIDDIVNAKTAGATDERLAAALAMQRKSTFLLDFVEAENSMGFHAPPEAARILAQALDYARQGQIAVREEGYQPVIPKNELQQQVAAKE comes from the coding sequence ATGAAAACGGAACGTCACGACAACGCAAGACCGCGGCCGCGCCGTTCGGTGGCCGTCTTCCTGGCCGCGGCGTTCTTCGCGGCCGCGGCCGCGACGGCGATCTCCATCGCCGTACTTGTCTCCGTCTATGAACACAAGGTCGAGGAGCGCAATCCCTTCTACCGCGTGGTCGATATCGACGACGAGACGACCGACCCGGCGTTGTGGGGCAAGAACTTTCCGATGCAGTACGACGACTATTTGCAGACCGTGGACATGCAACGCACGCGCTTCGGCGGCTCGGAGGCGATTTTGCGCGAGCCGACCTCGACCGACCCGCGCACGGTCGTCGCGCAGTCGAAGATCGAGGAGGACCCGCGCCTGTCGCGGATGTGGGCGGGATACGCGTTCGCCAAGGACTTCCGCGAGGAGCGTGGCCACGCGTACATGCTGGAGGACCAGACGTTCACCGAGCGGCAGATCGTCGCCAAACAGCCGGGCACGTGCCTGCATTGCCACGCGTCGATGTACGTTCCGTACAAGAAGGCGGGCGACGGCGACCTGATGGCAGGCTTCGCGAAGATCAATCCGATGCCGTACGCCGAGGCGCGAAAGCTCGTCGAGCATCCCATCGCGTGCATCGACTGCCACGATCCGGAAACGATGCAGCTCCGCGTGACGCGCCCGGGGTTCCTGGAGGGAATCAAGACGGCGAAGTGGGCGGAAGAGGGCATCGCCGACTATGACCCGAACGCGATGGCGACCCGGCAGGAGATGCGCACGTTCGTGTGCGCGCAATGCCACGTGGAGTATTACTTCAAGGGCGACGAGAAGCGCCTGACCTATCCGTGGCACAAGGGCAAGAAGGCCGATCAGATTCTCGCGTATTACGAGGAAACCGGCTTCAAGGACTGGGTTCACGCGGACACCGGCGGCCTGATGCTGAAAGCGCAGCATCCGGAGTTCGAGATGTGGTCGCAGGGCATCCACGCGCGCGCGGGCGTCTCGTGCGCGGATTGCCACATGCCGTACAAGCGCGAGGGCGCGATGAAGATCAGCGACCACCATGTGCGCAGCCCGCTGCTGAACATTTCGAATTCCTGCCAGACGTGCCACAGGGTACCGGAGACGGAACTGAAATACCGCGCCGAATTGATTCAGGCGCGCATCCTGGATCAACGCGACCAGGCGATGGACGCGCTGATGGCGCTCATCGACGACATCGTCAACGCGAAGACGGCGGGCGCAACCGACGAGCGGCTCGCGGCGGCGCTCGCGATGCAACGCAAATCGACGTTCCTGCTGGATTTCGTGGAGGCGGAAAACTCGATGGGCTTCCACGCGCCGCCGGAGGCGGCGCGCATCCTCGCGCAGGCGCTCGACTATGCCCGCCAAGGGCAGATCGCCGTGCGCGAAGAGGGCTATCAGCCTGTCATCCCGAAAAACGAATTGCAACAGCAGGTGGCGGCGAAGGAGTAG